In Mytilus galloprovincialis chromosome 1, xbMytGall1.hap1.1, whole genome shotgun sequence, the following are encoded in one genomic region:
- the LOC143059827 gene encoding uncharacterized protein LOC143059827: MASSKPVPCGPCQEGKVNTKAEFWCYSCEEGLCSKCSGHHKRSKSSRDHKTININSYKPSIEAINTECDKHGQQFNLYCPSHLMPCCDECISTNHSKCTGIKSLASVVEKTVIDKSTKCLEKQIKSIQQFLEKLVTDKSKNIRKSEQEYESIQDFIVKIRKKINSHLTNLEKKLCNEAETIWNQEKSQATEVISEIEGKQKNLNKIIEHLHTVISHTSKLQSFLGVHQIEQQVHQCQQYLENLKKDDRGQQFEIKIRQNDEIEKILSKLESLESLGKVTSVKTDENLNKDTSVRREAQVELPEQTSIRTMTMNIETKMEINMMKVVSDMICLMDGRVLVVEQERNVNVLTSDGKLQKQLPISGKAYGVTQINQNTIAITYPFEKAIKIFNMKNEKVTKVIILDKTCWRLSFSNNALAVGLMQDIDDDEDDDDDDDAGEIRIIDLEGNTLKSIQVESESDLEHLVYCNDRVIYSIFDGNAVCCVGESGKQIWQNTQDLKGPGGLCTDSYGNIIVADFDSGRIVVISKDGKESKVLISEDDRLDSPQCICFKHNESSGFICDYKCTNLTKFNLSSG; this comes from the coding sequence ATGGCATCTAGTAAACCTGTACCATGTGGACCTTGTCAGGAAGGAAAAGTAAACACTAAAGCTGAGTTCTGGTGTTACAGCTGTGAAGAAGGATTATGCTCAAAATGTTCCGGTCATCATAAAAGATCTAAATCATCACGTGATCATAAGACTATTAATATCAATAGTTATAAACCCTCCATTGAAGCTATCAATACAGAATGTGACAAACATGGTCAACAGTTTAACTTGTACTGTCCCAGTCATTTAATGCCTTGCTGTGATGAATGTATTTCTACCAACCATTCAAAATGTACTGGAATAAAAAGTTTAGCGAGTGTTGTAGAAAAAACCGTTATTGACAAATCCACTAAATGTCTGGAAAAGCAAATAAAATCCATCCAACAGTTTTTGGAAAAATTGGTTACTGACAAGTCTAAAAACATACGTAAAAGTGAACAAGAATATGAAAGTATACaagattttattgttaaaattcgAAAGAAAATAAATAGTCATTTAACAAACCTAGAAAAAAAGTTATGCAATGAGGCCGAAACCATCTGGAATCAAGAGAAATCACAAGCAACCGAAGTTATCAGTGAAATTGAAGGAAAACAGAAAAACTTAAATAAAATCATAGAACACTTACATACAGTCATATCACACACTTCAAAACTCCAATCATTTCTAGGTGTACATCAGATTGAGCAACAAGTACATCAATGTCAACAATATTTGGAAAATCTGAAAAAGGATGACAGGGGACAACAATTTGAGATCAAAATAAGGCAAAATGATGAAATAGAAAAGATACTGAGCAAGTTAGAATCATTAGAATCCCTGGGAAAAGTAACAAGTGTTAAAACAGATGAAAACTTGAATAAAGATACAAGTGTAAGGAGGGAAGCACAAGTAGAATTACCAGAACAAACCAGTATACGCACCATGACGATGAATATTGAGACAAAGATGGAGATCAACATGATGAAGGTTGTTAGTGACATGATTTGTCTAATGGATGGAAGAGTTTTAGTAGTGGAACAGGAAAGGAATGTTAACGTTCTTACTTCTGATGGAAAACTACAGAAACAATTACCTATATCAGGGAAAGCCTATGGTGTTACACAGATCAATCAAAACACTATTGCCATTACTTATCCTTTTGAGAAAGCCATTAAGATCTTCAACATGAAGAATGAAAAAGTTACCAAAGTTATCATATTAGACAAAACATGCTGGAGATTATCATTCTCCAATAATGCACTGGCTGTTGGTTTGATGCAAGATATtgatgatgatgaagatgatgatgacgatgacgatgcTGGTGAAATCCGTATTATAGACTTGGAAGGAAATACACTGAAATCAATACAAGTTGAGAGTGAATCAGACCTGGAGCACCTTGTTTACTGTAATGACAGAGTAATCTATAGTATTTTTGATGGTAACGCAGTTTGCTGTGTGGGTGAATCAGGAAAACAAATCTGGCAAAATACACAGGATTTAAAAGGACCAGGAGGACTTTGTACAGATAGTTATGGTAACATTATTGTAGCAGACTTTGACTCTGGGAGAATAGTAGTAATATCAAAAGATGGAAAGGAAAGTAAAGTACTGATAAGTGAAGATGATAGACTGGATTCTCCTCagtgtatttgttttaaacataatgAGTCTTCAGGTTTTATTTGTGATTACAAATGCACAAACTTGACAAAATTCAATCTATCTTCTGGATAA